One genomic segment of Gadus chalcogrammus isolate NIFS_2021 chromosome 3, NIFS_Gcha_1.0, whole genome shotgun sequence includes these proteins:
- the LOC130379566 gene encoding procollagen galactosyltransferase 1-like: MHRVDFLLPLLLTIFLSGLSRGYFPEERWTPESPLLTPRVLIALVCRNSGHSLPLVLGTVERLNYPKDRIALWVATDHNTDNTSALLEDWLVQVQNLYHYVEWRPQEAPRDYVKEAGPKHWTGARYEHVLKLRQAALDAAREIWADYFLLMDCDNLLTNQDVLQLLMRENQTAVAPMLESRAAYSNFWCGMTSQGYYRRTPAYMPIRRRERRGCFATPVVHSTFLLDLRKVASRQLAFYPPHPEYAWALDDVIIFAFSARSAGVQMHVCNRQTYGYLPVPLPSHSSLQDEADSFLHTQLEVWVNHPPLEPSIYLSVPPKRPDKMGFDEVFLINLHRRADRRERMLRALYEQELTCKVISAVDGKALNTSDREAMGVQMLSGYKDPYHGRSLTKGELGCFLSHYNTWKEISERGLQSSLVIEDDLRFEVFFKRRLSNLLYEVTAHGLDWDLIYIGRKRMQVDHQETSVPKIHNLVEADYSYWTLGYMMSLKGARKLLRAEPLSKMLPVDEFLPVMYNKHPVSAYMAHFKQRDLRAFSAEPLLVYPTHYTGEPGYISDTETSVVWDNETVRTDWDRARSRKTQEQAELSSDAQNSGVLQSDLDNWSAKEEL, translated from the exons ATGCACCGGGTCGACTTTCTTTTGCCTCTACTACTGACCATTTTTCTTTCGGGGTTAAGCCGAGGATATTTCCCCGAGGAGCGGTGGACCCCCGAGTCCCCGCTTCTCACTCCCCGGGTTCTCATAGCGCTGGTCTGCCGCAACTCGGGACACTCACTGCCTCTCGTCCTGGGGACAGTTGAGCGTCTAAACTACCCGAAGGACCGCATTGCTCTCTG gGTGGCGACGGACCACAACACAGACAACACCAGCGCCCTGCTGGAGGACTGGCTCGTCCAGGTGCAGAATCTCTACCACTACGTGGAGTGGAGACCCCAAGAAgctcccag ggACTATGTCAAGGAGGCGGGGCCTAAGCACTGGACTGGCGCACGTTATGAGCACGTGTTGAAGCTTCGTCAGGCTGCCCTGGACGCGGCCCGGGAGATATGGGCCGACTACTTCCTG CTGATGGACTGCGACAACCTGCTCACCAACCAGGACGTTCTACAGCTGCTAATGAGAGAGAACCAGACCGCTGTCGCTCCCATGCTGGAGTCCAGGGCGGCCTACTCCAACTTCTGGTGCGGCATGACCTCCCAG GGCTACTACAGGCGGACCCCCGCCTACATGCCCATCCGCAGGCGGGAGCGGCGGGGCTGCTTCGCCACGCCCGTGGTGCACTCCACCTTCTTGCTGGACCTCCGCAAGGTCGCCTCCCGCCAGCTGGCCttctaccccccccaccccgagtACGCCTGGGCCCTGGACGACGTCATCATCTTCGCATTCTCCGCACGCAGTGCAG GAGTACAGATGCACGTGTGCAACAGGCAGACGTACGGCTACCTCCCCGTTCCCCTGCCCTCCCACAGCTCCCTGCAGGACGAGGCAGACAGCTTCCTGCACACTCAGCTGGAGGTCTGGG tgaaCCATCCTCCACTGGAGCCATCTATCTACCTCTCTGTGCCCCCCAAGCGGCCTGACAAGATGGGCTTTGACGAG gtgTTCTTGATCAACCTGCACCGTCGAGCAGACCGGCGCGAGCGCATGTTGAGAGCTCTTTATGAGCAGGAACTCACCTGTAAGGTAATTTCCGCTGTGGACGGCAA GGCCCTGAACACCAGCGACAGAGAGGCCATGGGTGTCCAGATGCTGTCCGGCTACAAAGACCCCTACCATGGACGCTCTCTCACTAAGGGCGAGCTGGGCTGTTTCCTCTCCCATTACAACACCTGGAAGGAG ATCTCAGAGCGTGGTCTGCAGAGCTCTCTGGTCATAGAGGACGACCTCCGCTTCGAGGTGTTCTTCAAACGCCGTCTGAGCAACCTGCTGTACGAGGTGACCGCCCACGGACTGGACTGGGACCTGAT TTACATCGGCCGGAAGAGGATGCAGGTGGACCACCAAGAAACGTCCGTTCCCAAGATCCACAATCTGGTGGAGGCCGACTACTCCTATTGGACGCTGGGCTACATGATGTCGTTGAAGGGCGCGCGGAAACTGCTCAGGGCGGAGCCTCTGAGTAAGATGCTCCCCGTCGATGAGTTCCTTCCCGTGATGTACAATAAACACCCAGT ctctgccTACATGGCCCACTTCAAGCAGCGGGACCTGCGTGCCTTCTCGGCCGAGCCGTTGCTGGTGTACCCCACCCACTATACGGGCGAACCGGGGTACATCAGCGACACGGAGACCTCGGTGGTCTGGGACAACGAGACGGTCCGCACCGACTGGGACCGCGCCCGCTCCAGGAAGACCCAGGAGCAGGCGGAGCTCAGCTCCGACGCACAGAACTCAGGCGTGCTGCAGTCGGACCTGGACAACTGGAGCGCCAAGGAGgagctgtga